In a genomic window of Enterobacter asburiae:
- a CDS encoding SulP family inorganic anion transporter has product MFGRVLLNYMPGLQNLLAYDKSWLKQDVKAGLSVAAVALPVAIAYAELAGVGAIVGLYSCVLPMIAYALFGSSRQLIVGPDATTCAVIAAVVFPLSAGNPELHWQLTIIMTLMMGGWCLLASKFRLGALADLLSHPILTGLLNGVAVTIIVGQLGKVLGIKLDEAQVIEKIIALPGRLSDSHLLTIGISLLTLIILMVIKTYRSHWPAPLIAIVLTTVLVWGTAAQQYGIATIGGDGFQSGLPVVNWGEFQPGPMRDLVIPALNLALVSFVSLMLTARSFAAKNGYEINADAEFRALGIANIMSGLSQGFAISGADSRTAVNDSVGGKSQLVSIVAALLIGIVVVFFTQPLQFIPVSALGIVLMYASWSLIDLRGLWNLRRRNKQAFRLAFFTFGCVLIIGVIQGIGLAVLLGLLQFLRTVFRPSEHLLGTDEDGMIHSLGNTTDIKMVPGVLMYRFNSPLTYFNVAYFKRRVLNLVDGTALQPKWVVIDAVACFTYSDISVLATINELKRDLKGRKITLILAGRKTELTRWFKESRPTMNDDDMILAPDLYLALRFIQSKESASESGGEV; this is encoded by the coding sequence GTGTTCGGAAGAGTTTTATTAAACTACATGCCAGGGCTACAAAATTTGTTAGCCTACGATAAAAGTTGGCTGAAACAGGATGTTAAAGCCGGGTTATCCGTTGCGGCTGTAGCGCTACCCGTAGCTATTGCTTATGCTGAGCTGGCAGGGGTTGGGGCAATAGTCGGGCTTTATTCGTGCGTTTTACCGATGATAGCGTATGCACTGTTTGGTTCTTCACGTCAGCTTATTGTTGGCCCTGATGCCACAACCTGCGCGGTGATTGCGGCCGTCGTCTTTCCGCTTTCTGCAGGTAATCCCGAACTGCACTGGCAACTGACGATTATCATGACATTGATGATGGGCGGGTGGTGCCTGCTTGCCAGTAAGTTTCGTCTGGGCGCACTTGCCGATCTGCTTTCTCATCCCATTCTTACGGGTTTGCTAAATGGCGTAGCCGTGACGATTATTGTCGGGCAATTAGGCAAGGTTTTAGGGATCAAGCTAGATGAAGCACAGGTTATTGAAAAAATAATAGCCTTGCCAGGCCGATTGTCAGACAGCCATTTATTAACCATAGGGATATCACTTTTAACGTTAATTATTTTAATGGTTATTAAAACGTATCGTAGCCACTGGCCAGCACCGTTGATTGCCATTGTACTGACAACGGTTCTGGTGTGGGGAACAGCTGCGCAACAGTATGGTATTGCCACGATTGGGGGAGATGGCTTCCAGTCTGGCTTACCCGTCGTTAACTGGGGGGAATTCCAGCCTGGTCCGATGCGTGATTTGGTGATCCCGGCGCTGAACCTGGCTTTGGTCAGTTTTGTGAGTCTGATGCTGACCGCCCGCAGTTTTGCCGCGAAAAATGGTTATGAAATCAATGCTGATGCTGAGTTCAGAGCGCTGGGTATTGCGAACATTATGTCTGGGTTATCCCAGGGGTTTGCTATCAGTGGTGCTGATTCCCGGACCGCGGTTAATGATTCAGTGGGTGGGAAAAGTCAGCTGGTTTCCATAGTCGCGGCCTTACTCATCGGTATCGTTGTGGTATTTTTCACCCAGCCATTACAATTTATTCCGGTATCTGCATTAGGTATTGTTCTAATGTATGCCTCGTGGTCATTAATTGATTTACGTGGGCTCTGGAACCTGAGGCGCAGAAATAAACAGGCATTCCGCCTGGCCTTCTTCACTTTTGGCTGTGTTTTAATTATCGGCGTTATCCAGGGGATCGGCCTTGCGGTGTTGCTTGGCCTGTTACAGTTCCTTCGTACAGTGTTTCGTCCCTCTGAGCACTTGTTGGGCACTGACGAAGATGGAATGATTCACTCATTAGGTAATACAACCGATATTAAAATGGTCCCGGGCGTGCTGATGTATCGATTTAACTCACCGTTGACCTATTTTAATGTGGCTTATTTTAAACGTCGGGTATTGAACCTGGTTGATGGTACTGCATTACAACCTAAATGGGTGGTCATTGATGCCGTTGCTTGCTTCACCTATTCAGACATCAGCGTCCTGGCAACCATTAATGAGTTAAAGCGTGACCTGAAGGGGCGAAAGATTACGTTAATCCTGGCGGGCAGAAAAACGGAATTAACGCGCTGGTTTAAAGAGAGTCGGCCAACGATGAATGATGATGACATGATTCTGGCGCCAGACCTCTATCTGGCACTTCGGTTCATTCAGAGTAAAGAGAGTGCGAGTGAATCAGGTGGCGAGGTATAA
- the dmsD gene encoding Tat proofreading chaperone DmsD: MEDVSHRESFAFSARVLGALFYFAPDSEQAAPLVSALTAGEWVQDWPLPPEALQPVADTFASSSDEPLTDAWQRLFIGPYALPAPPWGSVWLDRESVLFGDSTLALRQWMRENNIAFEMQQQEPEDHFGTLLMLAAWLAENGREAECAQLLAWHLLPWSTRFLSVFVDNAGHPFYTALGRLAQLTLADWRSGLLIPVAEKTLYR, from the coding sequence ATGGAAGACGTCTCACATCGTGAATCGTTCGCGTTCAGCGCCAGGGTACTGGGCGCGCTGTTTTATTTCGCTCCCGACAGCGAGCAGGCCGCGCCGCTGGTGAGCGCTCTTACCGCTGGCGAATGGGTTCAGGACTGGCCCCTGCCGCCGGAAGCGCTGCAGCCCGTTGCCGATACGTTTGCCTCATCTTCCGATGAACCGCTGACCGACGCCTGGCAACGGCTGTTTATTGGTCCTTATGCCCTGCCCGCTCCGCCGTGGGGTTCCGTCTGGCTGGACCGTGAATCCGTGCTGTTTGGCGATTCGACCCTCGCGCTGCGACAGTGGATGCGGGAGAACAATATCGCGTTTGAGATGCAGCAACAGGAACCGGAAGATCACTTTGGCACGTTGCTAATGCTCGCGGCGTGGCTGGCCGAGAATGGCCGCGAAGCGGAGTGCGCTCAGCTTCTGGCGTGGCACCTCCTGCCGTGGAGCACCCGCTTCCTGTCAGTGTTTGTCGATAACGCCGGGCATCCGTTTTATACCGCGCTGGGCAGGCTTGCGCAGCTGACGCTGGCGGACTGGCGATCCGGACTGCTTATTCCGGTTGCGGAAAAGACGCTGTATCGCTAG
- a CDS encoding dimethyl sulfoxide reductase subunit A encodes MSEVDHHGGISRRTLVKSTAIGSLALAAGGISLPFGLKSAAAAVQNAVQPAEDKVVWGACSVNCGSRCALRLHVRDNEVYWVETDNTGEDIYGNHQVRACLRGRSIRRRINHPDRLNYPMKRVGKRGEGKFERITWDEALDAITASLKDVVDKYGNEAVYINYSSGIVGGNITRSSPYASLVARLMNCYGGFLSHYGTYSTAQIACAMPYTYGSNDGNSTSDIENTKLVVMFGNNPAETRMSGGGITYYLEQARERSNARMIVIDPRYTDTAAGREDEWIPIRPGTDAALVAGIAWVLIDENLVDQPFLDKYCVGYDEKTLPEGAPANGHYKAYILGQGDDNTAKTPEWASHITGIPVDRIIKLAREIGSAKPAYISQGWGPQRQANGELTSRAIAMLPILTGNVGINGGNSGARESSYTITIERMPLPENPVKTQISCFSWTDAIVRGPEMTALRDGVRGKDKLDVPIKFIWNYAGNTIINQHSDINKTHEILQDESKCETIVVIDNFMTSSAKYADIVLPDLMTVEQEDIIPNDYAGNMGYLIFLQPVTAPKFERKPIYWIMSEVAKRLGPDIHQKFTEGRTQEEWLQYLYAKMLAKDPALPSYDELKKMGIYKRKDPNGHFVAYKKFRENPEANPLKTPSGKIEIYSSKLAKIAATWELAKDETISPLPVYASTFDGWDAPERAQFPLQLFGFHFKARTHSSYGNVDVLKAACRQEVWLNPVDAEKRGIKNGDTVRVFNSRGEVRTEAKVTPRIMPGVSAMGQGAWHDANMSGDRIDHGSCINTLTTHRPSPLAKGNPQHTNLVRIEKV; translated from the coding sequence ATGTCTGAGGTCGATCATCACGGCGGTATTAGCCGCCGAACTCTCGTGAAATCTACCGCAATAGGTTCTCTGGCGCTTGCCGCTGGCGGGATCTCGCTTCCTTTTGGTCTAAAAAGCGCAGCCGCTGCGGTGCAAAATGCCGTCCAGCCTGCGGAAGATAAAGTGGTCTGGGGTGCCTGCTCGGTCAACTGCGGCAGCCGCTGCGCGCTGCGCCTGCACGTCCGCGACAATGAAGTGTACTGGGTCGAAACGGATAACACCGGTGAGGATATCTATGGTAATCACCAGGTCCGAGCCTGCCTGCGCGGGCGCTCTATTCGCCGCCGCATCAACCACCCTGACCGCCTGAACTACCCGATGAAACGCGTGGGCAAACGCGGTGAGGGCAAATTTGAGCGCATCACTTGGGATGAAGCGCTGGACGCTATCACTGCCAGCCTGAAAGACGTGGTCGACAAATACGGCAACGAAGCGGTGTATATTAACTACTCCTCCGGCATTGTCGGCGGCAATATCACCCGTTCCTCTCCTTACGCTTCGCTGGTGGCGCGCCTGATGAACTGCTACGGCGGTTTTCTGAGCCACTACGGCACCTACAGCACGGCGCAAATCGCCTGCGCCATGCCCTATACCTACGGCAGCAATGACGGGAACAGCACCTCGGATATTGAAAACACCAAACTGGTGGTGATGTTCGGCAATAATCCGGCGGAAACGCGCATGAGCGGCGGCGGGATTACGTATTATCTGGAGCAGGCTCGCGAGCGGTCCAACGCGCGCATGATCGTTATCGACCCACGCTATACCGATACGGCAGCCGGACGCGAAGATGAATGGATCCCGATCCGTCCGGGTACTGATGCCGCACTGGTGGCAGGTATTGCCTGGGTATTGATCGACGAAAACCTGGTCGACCAGCCGTTCCTGGACAAATACTGCGTTGGCTATGACGAAAAAACGCTGCCGGAAGGCGCCCCCGCGAATGGTCACTATAAAGCGTATATTCTCGGCCAGGGGGATGACAACACGGCGAAAACGCCTGAATGGGCCTCGCACATCACCGGCATTCCGGTAGATCGCATCATTAAACTGGCCCGCGAGATTGGCTCTGCAAAACCGGCCTATATCAGCCAGGGCTGGGGACCACAGCGACAGGCAAACGGAGAACTGACCTCCCGCGCCATCGCGATGCTGCCGATCCTCACAGGTAATGTGGGGATCAACGGTGGCAACAGCGGCGCGCGCGAATCCAGCTACACCATCACTATCGAACGTATGCCGCTGCCGGAAAATCCGGTTAAAACGCAAATATCCTGCTTCAGCTGGACGGATGCCATCGTCCGTGGCCCGGAAATGACTGCCCTGCGCGACGGGGTGCGCGGTAAGGATAAGCTGGACGTGCCGATTAAGTTCATCTGGAACTACGCGGGCAACACCATTATTAACCAGCACTCCGATATCAATAAAACTCACGAGATCCTGCAGGACGAAAGTAAATGCGAAACGATCGTCGTCATTGATAACTTCATGACCTCGTCAGCGAAGTACGCCGATATCGTGTTGCCGGACCTGATGACCGTCGAACAGGAAGACATCATTCCTAACGATTATGCAGGCAACATGGGCTACCTGATTTTCCTCCAGCCCGTGACTGCACCGAAGTTTGAGCGTAAGCCCATCTATTGGATCATGAGCGAAGTGGCAAAACGCCTCGGGCCGGATATTCATCAGAAATTTACCGAAGGGCGCACGCAGGAAGAGTGGCTGCAGTATCTGTATGCCAAAATGCTCGCAAAAGATCCCGCACTACCGTCCTATGACGAGCTGAAAAAAATGGGCATTTATAAGCGCAAAGATCCGAACGGACACTTTGTGGCCTATAAAAAATTCCGCGAGAACCCGGAAGCCAATCCGCTGAAAACGCCATCGGGCAAGATTGAAATTTACTCCAGCAAGCTGGCGAAGATTGCGGCGACCTGGGAGTTGGCAAAAGACGAGACCATTAGCCCACTGCCCGTGTACGCATCAACCTTTGACGGATGGGATGCGCCCGAGCGCGCGCAGTTCCCACTACAGCTGTTCGGTTTCCACTTTAAAGCCCGAACCCACTCGAGCTATGGCAACGTCGACGTGCTGAAAGCGGCCTGCCGCCAGGAGGTCTGGCTTAATCCTGTCGATGCCGAAAAACGCGGCATTAAGAACGGCGATACGGTGCGCGTCTTTAATAGTCGCGGTGAGGTGCGAACTGAAGCAAAAGTGACGCCGCGCATCATGCCCGGCGTGAGCGCGATGGGCCAGGGAGCCTGGCACGATGCCAATATGAGTGGCGATCGTATCGACCACGGCTCATGCATCAACACGCTGACGACCCATCGACCTTCTCCGCTGGCAAAAGGCAACCCGCAGCACACCAATCTGGTGCGGATTGAGAAGGTGTAA
- a CDS encoding DUF1161 domain-containing protein encodes MKRLPWITALLLMSASTAALAAPDSCERVKSDIQQKIINNGVPESGFTLSIVPNDQADQPDAQVVGHCANDTFKILYTRTGSGATEAQ; translated from the coding sequence ATGAAACGGTTACCCTGGATTACCGCCCTGCTGTTAATGAGTGCTTCAACCGCCGCGCTGGCGGCACCCGACTCCTGCGAGCGCGTGAAAAGCGACATTCAGCAGAAGATTATCAACAACGGCGTGCCGGAGTCAGGTTTTACGCTGAGCATTGTGCCGAATGATCAAGCTGACCAGCCGGACGCGCAGGTGGTGGGCCACTGCGCCAACGACACCTTTAAAATTTTGTACACCCGTACAGGCAGCGGGGCTACTGAAGCTCAGTAA
- a CDS encoding YnfC family lipoprotein, translating into MKKYAAITLLAAALAGCDNNSAPLSFTPEMASFSNEFDFDPLRGPVKDFTQTLFNEKGEVSKRVTGTVSAEGCFDTLELHDLEANTGVALVLDANYYIDAETQQRKVKLQGKCQLAELPSAGVTWDTDDNGFVVAAHGKEMEVKYRYDADGYPLGKTTVSGDQNLSVQSTPSKDLRKRMDYSAVSLLNDKPLGNVTQSCDYDRHNNPVSCDLTIIDDSVKPAVERKYTIKNTIEYY; encoded by the coding sequence GTGAAGAAATATGCAGCGATAACGCTCCTGGCAGCCGCTCTCGCAGGGTGTGACAACAACTCCGCGCCGCTGTCGTTTACACCGGAGATGGCGAGTTTTTCAAACGAGTTTGATTTTGACCCTCTGCGCGGCCCGGTCAAAGACTTTACCCAGACGCTGTTCAACGAGAAGGGCGAAGTGTCCAAACGGGTCACCGGTACCGTGTCGGCGGAAGGGTGTTTCGATACGCTGGAACTGCACGACCTGGAGGCTAACACGGGCGTAGCGCTGGTGCTGGATGCCAACTACTACATTGATGCAGAAACCCAGCAGCGTAAGGTGAAGCTGCAGGGCAAATGCCAGCTGGCCGAACTGCCGTCAGCCGGGGTGACGTGGGATACCGACGACAATGGCTTTGTGGTGGCCGCGCACGGCAAAGAGATGGAAGTGAAGTATCGATACGATGCGGATGGCTATCCGCTGGGCAAAACCACTGTCTCCGGGGATCAGAATTTATCGGTGCAGTCGACACCGTCAAAGGATCTGCGCAAAAGAATGGATTACTCGGCCGTGAGCCTGTTAAACGACAAGCCGCTCGGCAACGTGACGCAGAGCTGCGACTACGATCGACACAACAACCCGGTCAGCTGCGATCTCACCATCATTGACGACAGCGTTAAGCCTGCCGTTGAGCGCAAGTACACCATCAAGAATACGATTGAGTACTACTGA
- the speG gene encoding spermidine N1-acetyltransferase → MSAPCDVKLRPLEREDLRFVHQLDNNASVMRYWFEEPYEAFVELSDLYDKHIHDQSERRFVVECEGEKAGLVELVEINHVHRRAEFQIIISPEHQGKGLASRAAKLAMDYGFNVLNLYKLYLIVDKENEKAIHIYRKLGFMVEGELIHEFFINGEYRNTIRMCIFQHQHLAGHKPSGASLLKPTAQ, encoded by the coding sequence ATGTCGGCGCCCTGTGACGTAAAACTCCGGCCGCTGGAGCGTGAAGATCTGCGCTTTGTCCACCAGCTCGACAATAACGCCAGCGTAATGCGCTACTGGTTCGAAGAGCCGTACGAGGCCTTTGTCGAGCTGTCCGATCTCTACGATAAGCACATTCACGATCAGAGCGAGCGTCGTTTTGTGGTGGAGTGTGAGGGTGAAAAAGCGGGGCTTGTGGAGCTGGTTGAGATCAACCACGTTCACCGTCGGGCGGAGTTCCAGATCATTATTTCGCCTGAGCACCAGGGGAAAGGCCTGGCCTCACGGGCGGCGAAGCTGGCGATGGATTACGGATTTAACGTCCTGAACCTCTACAAGCTTTACCTGATCGTGGATAAAGAGAACGAGAAAGCGATCCATATCTACCGTAAGCTGGGCTTTATGGTAGAAGGCGAGCTGATTCACGAGTTCTTTATCAACGGCGAATACCGCAACACCATCCGCATGTGCATCTTCCAGCATCAGCACCTGGCGGGACACAAGCCGTCAGGCGCCAGCCTGCTGAAACCAACCGCGCAGTAA
- a CDS encoding DUF1283 family protein, whose amino-acid sequence MTTLSKRLCLTALLALSSFAFAASATAETSKLVIESGDSAQSRQNAAMDKEQWNDTRSLRQKVNKRAEKEWDKEDVAFDARDKCQQSANVNAYWEPNTLRCLDRRTGRTVAP is encoded by the coding sequence ATGACTACATTAAGCAAACGCCTTTGTCTGACAGCCCTGCTGGCGCTGTCATCGTTCGCCTTTGCCGCCTCTGCGACAGCGGAAACCAGCAAGCTCGTTATCGAGTCTGGTGACAGCGCGCAAAGCCGCCAGAACGCCGCGATGGACAAAGAACAATGGAATGACACCCGCAGCCTTCGTCAGAAGGTCAACAAACGTGCTGAGAAAGAGTGGGACAAAGAAGATGTCGCCTTCGACGCGCGCGATAAGTGTCAGCAAAGTGCGAACGTCAATGCCTACTGGGAGCCGAACACCCTGCGCTGCCTGGATCGCCGCACTGGTCGTACGGTTGCCCCATAA
- the rspA gene encoding starvation-sensing protein RspA, with the protein MKIVAADVFVTCPGRNFVTLKITTDEGIVGLGDATLNGRELSVASYLKDHLCPQLIGRDAHRIEDIWQFFYKGAYWRRGPVTMSAISAVDMALWDIKAKAANMPLYQLLGGASREGVMVYCHTTGHTIDDVLEDYARHKEMGFKAIRVQCGVPGMKTTYGMAKGKGLAYEPATKGDWPEEQLWSTEKYLDFTPKLFDAVRSKFGFNEHLLHDMHHRLTPIEAARFGKSIEAFRMFWMEDPTPAENQECFRLIRQHTVTPIAVGEVFNSIWDCKQLIEEQLIDYIRTTITHAGGITGMRRIADFASLYQVRTGSHGPSDLSPVCHAAALHFDLWVPNFGVQEYMGYSEQMLEVFPHSWRFDNGYMHPGDKPGLGIEFDEKLAAKYPYDPAYLPVARLEDGTLWNW; encoded by the coding sequence ATGAAGATTGTCGCGGCTGACGTGTTTGTTACCTGCCCGGGGCGGAACTTTGTCACCCTAAAAATCACCACCGATGAGGGGATTGTGGGCCTCGGTGACGCCACGCTGAACGGGCGTGAGCTCTCCGTTGCCTCCTACCTGAAAGATCATCTCTGCCCGCAGCTGATTGGCCGCGACGCGCACCGTATCGAAGACATCTGGCAGTTTTTCTATAAGGGCGCCTACTGGCGTCGCGGGCCGGTCACTATGTCGGCCATCTCCGCCGTGGATATGGCGCTGTGGGACATCAAAGCCAAAGCGGCCAACATGCCTCTTTACCAGCTGCTGGGCGGCGCATCCCGTGAGGGCGTAATGGTCTACTGCCACACCACCGGGCACACCATTGACGACGTGCTGGAAGATTACGCCCGCCATAAGGAGATGGGCTTTAAGGCCATCCGCGTGCAGTGCGGCGTGCCGGGCATGAAAACCACCTACGGCATGGCCAAAGGGAAGGGGCTGGCCTACGAGCCCGCCACTAAAGGCGACTGGCCGGAAGAGCAGCTCTGGTCCACCGAGAAATACCTCGATTTCACGCCAAAGCTGTTTGACGCGGTACGCAGCAAATTTGGCTTCAATGAACATCTTCTGCACGACATGCACCACCGCCTGACGCCCATCGAAGCGGCGCGCTTCGGCAAGAGCATTGAAGCATTCCGCATGTTCTGGATGGAAGACCCAACGCCCGCGGAAAACCAGGAATGCTTCCGCCTGATCCGCCAGCACACCGTCACGCCAATTGCGGTGGGGGAAGTGTTTAACAGTATCTGGGACTGCAAGCAGCTCATCGAAGAGCAGCTTATCGACTATATCCGCACCACCATCACTCATGCCGGCGGGATCACCGGGATGCGCCGCATCGCGGACTTCGCGTCGCTCTACCAGGTGCGCACCGGCTCGCACGGTCCGTCGGATCTCTCGCCTGTATGCCACGCGGCCGCGCTGCATTTTGACCTGTGGGTGCCAAACTTTGGCGTCCAGGAATATATGGGCTACTCCGAACAGATGCTGGAAGTCTTCCCGCACAGCTGGCGCTTTGATAACGGCTATATGCACCCGGGCGACAAGCCGGGCCTGGGCATCGAGTTTGACGAAAAGCTGGCGGCGAAATACCCCTACGATCCGGCCTATCTGCCGGTGGCCCGTCTTGAAGACGGCACGCTGTGGAACTGGTAA
- a CDS encoding Zn-dependent oxidoreductase, translating into MKSVVIQQPNELVIEERPRPEPGAGEVRVKIMLAGICGSDSHIYRGHNPFAKYPRTIGHEFFGVIDAVGEGVDSARLGQRVSVDPVISCGHCYPCSVGKPNVCTSLVVLGVHRDGGFSEYAVVPAKNAWPVPDGIPDKHAVMVEPFTIAANVTGQANPTELDIALIYGAGPMGLVTVQALKGVYKVKEVIVVDRIDERLAMARRSGADWVLNNSEQSLQAALDEKGIKPTLIIDAACHPAILQEAITLASPAARIVLMGFSSEPSQIVQQGITGKELAIFSSRLNANKFPVVIDWLQKGLIDPDKLITHTFDYHHVTDAIELFEKDQRQCCKVLLTFGQ; encoded by the coding sequence ATGAAAAGCGTAGTGATTCAACAGCCGAACGAACTGGTGATTGAAGAACGGCCACGACCGGAGCCCGGCGCAGGCGAAGTCCGCGTCAAAATCATGCTGGCGGGGATCTGCGGTTCGGACAGCCACATCTATCGCGGCCATAATCCGTTTGCGAAGTATCCACGCACGATTGGCCACGAGTTCTTTGGCGTGATTGACGCCGTGGGAGAGGGCGTAGACAGCGCGCGCCTGGGCCAGCGCGTCTCGGTTGACCCGGTGATTAGTTGCGGGCACTGCTATCCGTGCTCCGTCGGAAAACCGAACGTCTGCACCTCGCTGGTGGTGCTGGGCGTACACCGTGACGGCGGTTTCAGTGAATATGCGGTAGTGCCCGCTAAAAATGCCTGGCCTGTTCCGGACGGCATTCCTGATAAGCACGCCGTCATGGTTGAGCCCTTCACCATCGCCGCCAACGTGACAGGGCAGGCTAATCCCACCGAACTGGACATTGCGCTGATCTACGGCGCAGGGCCGATGGGGCTGGTCACCGTGCAGGCGCTGAAGGGGGTCTATAAGGTGAAGGAAGTTATCGTTGTTGACCGCATAGACGAGCGCCTGGCGATGGCCCGGCGCAGCGGCGCGGACTGGGTATTAAATAACAGCGAACAGTCGCTGCAGGCCGCGCTGGACGAAAAAGGCATCAAGCCGACGTTAATCATTGATGCCGCCTGTCACCCGGCGATTTTGCAGGAAGCGATAACCCTGGCCTCTCCGGCGGCGCGCATCGTGCTGATGGGGTTCTCCAGCGAGCCGAGCCAGATAGTCCAGCAGGGCATCACCGGCAAAGAGCTGGCGATCTTCTCTTCGCGCCTGAATGCTAACAAATTCCCGGTCGTCATCGACTGGCTGCAAAAAGGGCTGATCGACCCGGACAAACTGATCACCCATACCTTTGACTATCACCATGTAACAGACGCCATCGAACTGTTTGAAAAAGACCAGCGGCAGTGCTGCAAAGTCTTGCTCACGTTCGGACAATAA
- a CDS encoding MHS family MFS transporter codes for MTQAQPQRTTSDLVKAAVSGWLGTALEFMDFQLYSLGAALVFHEIFFPEQSAAMALILAMGTYGAGYIARIVGAFIFGRMGDSIGRKKVLFITITMMGICTTLIGVLPTYAQIGIFAPVLLVTLRIIQGLGAGAEISGAGTMLAEYAPKGKRGIISSLVAMGTNCGTLSATAIWAIMFFALDREQLLAWGWRVPFLASVVVMIFAIWLRMNLKESPVFEKVNDAETVQPDTSLGSMVKSKSFWLATGLRFGQAGNSGLIQTFLAGYLVQTLLFDKAIPTDALMISSILGFISIPLLGWLSDKVGRRLPYIILNISAIILAYPMLSIIVDKSYAPGTIMLSIIVIHNFAVLGLFALENITMAEMFGSRNRFTRMAISKEAGGLVAVGFGPVLAGIFCNMTGSWWPIVAMLVAYSAIGLVSAFLMPEVRDRDLSAAEDAAEAAPKESVGYGAVSTRR; via the coding sequence ATGACGCAAGCACAACCTCAAAGAACCACCTCCGATCTGGTGAAAGCCGCCGTCTCCGGCTGGCTGGGCACCGCCCTGGAGTTTATGGATTTCCAGCTGTACTCGCTGGGCGCCGCACTGGTCTTCCATGAGATCTTCTTCCCGGAACAGTCCGCCGCGATGGCGCTGATCCTCGCGATGGGCACCTACGGCGCTGGCTATATTGCGCGCATCGTCGGGGCCTTTATCTTTGGCAGAATGGGCGACAGCATAGGTCGTAAGAAGGTGCTGTTCATTACCATCACCATGATGGGGATCTGCACCACGCTGATTGGCGTGCTGCCGACCTACGCGCAAATCGGCATTTTTGCACCCGTACTGCTGGTGACGCTGCGTATTATTCAGGGGCTGGGCGCCGGGGCGGAGATCTCCGGGGCCGGGACCATGCTGGCGGAGTATGCGCCAAAGGGGAAGCGCGGCATCATCTCCTCGCTGGTGGCGATGGGTACAAACTGCGGAACGCTGAGCGCCACGGCGATCTGGGCCATTATGTTCTTTGCCCTCGACCGTGAACAGCTGCTCGCCTGGGGCTGGCGCGTGCCGTTCCTCGCCAGCGTCGTGGTGATGATCTTTGCCATCTGGTTGCGGATGAACCTCAAGGAGAGCCCGGTGTTTGAGAAAGTGAACGATGCAGAAACCGTGCAGCCGGACACCTCACTGGGTTCAATGGTGAAAAGTAAATCTTTCTGGCTGGCGACCGGCCTGCGTTTCGGTCAGGCGGGCAACTCGGGGCTGATCCAGACATTCCTCGCGGGTTATCTGGTCCAGACGCTGCTGTTCGATAAAGCGATTCCCACCGATGCGCTAATGATAAGCTCCATTCTCGGGTTTATCTCCATCCCGCTGCTGGGCTGGCTTTCCGATAAAGTAGGGCGCAGGCTGCCGTACATTATCCTCAATATCTCCGCCATTATTCTGGCCTACCCGATGCTGTCGATTATCGTCGATAAAAGCTATGCGCCGGGGACAATCATGCTCTCGATCATCGTTATCCATAATTTCGCCGTGCTGGGGCTGTTTGCGCTGGAAAATATCACCATGGCGGAGATGTTTGGCTCGCGGAATCGCTTTACCCGCATGGCTATCTCTAAAGAAGCGGGCGGGCTGGTAGCGGTGGGCTTTGGTCCGGTTCTGGCGGGGATCTTCTGCAACATGACCGGCTCCTGGTGGCCGATCGTTGCCATGCTGGTGGCCTATTCCGCAATCGGCCTGGTTTCGGCGTTCCTGATGCCGGAAGTACGCGACCGCGATTTAAGCGCGGCGGAAGATGCTGCGGAGGCCGCGCCAAAAGAGAGCGTGGGCTACGGTGCGGTCTCCACGCGGCGCTAG